The proteins below are encoded in one region of Peribacillus muralis:
- a CDS encoding GNAT family N-acetyltransferase, giving the protein MMNVYIDKLNEEDAKELYIFECKNRAFFEQTIAGRGDDYYNVDTFEIRHRDLLKEQEDAACSCYLIKEDAGTIVGRINLVDINPILGTAHVGYRIGEAFTKKGIANEALQLLIKLAPEMKVNQLHAKTTNVNIASQKVLAKNGFERISVSEEMSEDTSQKITLYHYRKNL; this is encoded by the coding sequence ATGATGAATGTATACATTGACAAGCTAAATGAAGAGGATGCAAAAGAATTATATATTTTTGAGTGCAAGAATCGAGCGTTTTTCGAGCAAACGATCGCGGGTCGGGGGGATGATTATTATAACGTTGATACGTTTGAAATCAGGCATAGGGACTTATTGAAAGAACAAGAGGATGCTGCCTGTTCTTGTTATTTAATCAAGGAAGACGCAGGAACAATCGTCGGCAGGATTAATCTTGTGGATATCAACCCCATTCTTGGTACGGCTCATGTCGGGTACCGAATTGGTGAAGCGTTTACGAAAAAGGGGATAGCAAACGAGGCTCTACAGCTTTTGATTAAACTGGCACCGGAAATGAAGGTGAATCAACTTCATGCCAAAACGACAAACGTCAATATTGCCTCCCAAAAGGTATTGGCGAAGAATGGCTTTGAACGAATATCGGTTAGTGAGGAAATGAGTGAAGATACCAGTCAAAAGATAACACTCTACCATTATAGAAAGAACCTATAG
- a CDS encoding L-cystine transporter: protein MIGYVFLNLAIMLILLGVLFYMNKKHISFTKRVFTGLGLGIVFGLLLQYFYEPQSDAIVKSVDWFNIVGSGYVKFLQMIVMPLVFISILSAFTRLKLTSNIGKISVLIIGILLGTTAIAAAIGITSATVFNLEAVQIEQGEAELSRGDQISETYGTIQDKTMPQQILELIPANPFLDLTGARPTSTISVVIFAAFLGMAYLGVKRKQPEHAEFFAKIVDTLHSITMRVVTLILRLTPYGILAIMTKTVATSDLDAILKLGKFVGASYVALIVMFLIHLLLLTLAGLNPMVYLRKAFPVLSFAFTSRTSAGALPLNIQTQKQLGVSEGIANFAGSFGLSIGQNGCAGIYPAMLAVMIAPTVGINPLTPSFIAMLIAVVAISSFGVAGVGGGATFAAILVLSAMNLPIALAGLLISVEPLIDMGRTAVNVSGSMTSGILTSKITGDLDKQQFSQESSLEVEAEM from the coding sequence ATGATAGGTTACGTGTTTTTAAATCTTGCCATAATGCTCATTCTTTTAGGCGTTTTGTTCTACATGAATAAGAAACACATCTCTTTTACAAAAAGGGTCTTTACCGGGCTTGGATTAGGGATTGTGTTCGGACTTCTCTTACAGTATTTCTATGAACCGCAGTCAGACGCAATCGTTAAATCGGTCGATTGGTTTAACATTGTCGGCTCAGGCTATGTGAAATTCCTGCAAATGATCGTCATGCCGCTTGTATTCATCTCGATCTTGTCTGCATTTACAAGATTGAAGCTAACGAGCAACATCGGTAAAATCAGTGTTCTGATCATCGGAATCCTGCTCGGCACCACTGCGATTGCTGCAGCGATCGGGATCACTTCGGCAACCGTTTTCAACTTGGAGGCAGTGCAGATCGAGCAAGGCGAAGCGGAATTAAGCCGCGGAGATCAAATATCGGAGACATACGGAACCATTCAGGACAAAACGATGCCACAGCAAATCCTTGAATTGATTCCGGCAAATCCGTTCCTTGATCTAACGGGGGCACGTCCGACATCAACGATTTCCGTCGTGATTTTTGCTGCATTTCTTGGTATGGCCTATTTAGGGGTCAAAAGAAAGCAGCCGGAACATGCTGAATTCTTCGCAAAAATAGTGGATACATTGCATAGCATCACCATGCGCGTCGTAACGCTGATCCTGCGTTTAACACCATACGGCATCTTGGCGATCATGACGAAGACTGTAGCGACAAGTGATTTGGACGCGATCTTGAAATTAGGGAAATTCGTCGGTGCCTCCTATGTGGCCCTGATTGTCATGTTCCTCATCCATTTGTTATTGCTGACGCTTGCCGGCTTGAACCCAATGGTATATTTGAGGAAAGCCTTCCCTGTTTTGTCCTTTGCCTTCACGTCAAGAACGAGTGCAGGTGCTCTGCCATTGAACATCCAAACACAGAAACAGCTAGGTGTATCCGAAGGTATTGCCAACTTTGCCGGATCGTTCGGCTTGTCAATCGGCCAAAACGGCTGTGCCGGCATCTACCCGGCCATGTTAGCGGTCATGATCGCCCCGACAGTGGGCATCAACCCGCTTACCCCATCCTTCATTGCCATGTTGATCGCGGTTGTAGCGATTAGCTCGTTCGGAGTTGCCGGAGTAGGCGGAGGAGCAACATTCGCTGCCATTCTAGTTTTATCCGCAATGAACTTACCAATCGCCTTGGCGGGTCTATTGATTTCCGTCGAACCACTGATCGATATGGGAAGAACGGCCGTGAATGTCAGCGGCAGCATGACTTCAGGTATCCTGACAAGTAAAATCACGGGAGACCTTGATAAACAGCAATTCAGCCAAGAATCTTCCTTGGAAGTGGAAGCTGAAATGTAA
- a CDS encoding response regulator transcription factor encodes MIKVLFVDDHEMVRIGVSAYLTAQADIEVIGEADNGLKAVELALELRPDIILMDLVMPEMDGIEATKRIIEKWPEAKIIIVTSFLDDEKVYPALEAGATSYMLKTSKASEIARAVRSTFQGQSVLEPEVTGKMMEKLRRPQKTELHEQLTNREMEILLLMTQGKTNQEIADELYIALKTAKVHVSNILSKLDVQDRTQAVIYAFKHSLVDDQ; translated from the coding sequence ATGATTAAAGTATTATTTGTCGATGACCATGAAATGGTAAGAATAGGGGTATCTGCCTATTTAACGGCACAAGCGGATATCGAAGTGATCGGGGAAGCGGACAACGGTTTGAAAGCAGTCGAACTGGCCTTGGAATTGCGTCCGGATATCATTTTGATGGATTTGGTCATGCCTGAAATGGATGGCATAGAAGCGACGAAGCGAATTATCGAAAAATGGCCCGAAGCCAAGATCATCATTGTGACAAGCTTCCTGGATGACGAAAAAGTGTATCCGGCATTGGAGGCCGGGGCGACGAGCTATATGCTGAAAACCTCGAAGGCAAGCGAGATTGCCAGAGCCGTCCGGTCCACCTTCCAGGGACAAAGCGTTCTGGAGCCTGAGGTGACCGGGAAAATGATGGAAAAGCTACGTCGGCCACAGAAAACCGAGCTTCATGAACAATTGACAAACCGTGAAATGGAAATATTGCTTTTGATGACACAAGGGAAAACGAATCAGGAAATAGCCGATGAACTATACATTGCCCTGAAAACGGCCAAGGTGCATGTTAGTAATATATTAAGTAAGCTTGATGTGCAGGACCGTACCCAAGCGGTGATTTACGCATTTAAGCATTCACTCGTCGATGATCAATAA
- the liaF gene encoding cell wall-active antibiotics response protein LiaF has translation MLSKMKTDYMGWIFLIGIALLFLEISFKGGGLLFPLAFSVVLIYVGRKFTKRTIGKILFFTGLISLIITVLNMFVFKFFLFAILIYFLLLYYQSKKNPDWINPILTNEGYEEEQVHKEPLLQTGYLFQNKLFGHQQTGEHVYEWNSVNVQSGVGDTVIDLSRTILPKGDAVISLRNIVGNITVLIPYGVEIRVHHSVMAGRARIFENKSESRVFNQIHSFQTAGFDEADHKVHIITSILVGDLEVKRV, from the coding sequence ATGTTGAGCAAAATGAAAACGGATTATATGGGTTGGATCTTCCTCATCGGAATCGCCCTGCTTTTTTTGGAGATTTCATTCAAAGGTGGAGGTTTGCTGTTTCCGCTTGCTTTTTCGGTTGTATTAATCTATGTGGGCAGGAAATTCACTAAACGGACAATTGGCAAGATCCTATTTTTCACAGGACTGATTTCCCTTATCATCACAGTTTTGAATATGTTCGTTTTTAAGTTTTTCTTGTTCGCCATTCTCATTTATTTCTTACTTTTATATTATCAGTCGAAAAAGAATCCCGATTGGATCAACCCGATTTTAACCAATGAAGGGTATGAAGAAGAGCAGGTCCATAAAGAGCCGTTATTGCAAACCGGGTATCTTTTTCAGAATAAGTTGTTCGGTCACCAACAAACGGGAGAGCATGTATATGAATGGAATTCCGTGAATGTTCAAAGCGGGGTCGGTGATACGGTCATCGATTTGAGCCGCACGATCTTGCCGAAGGGGGATGCCGTCATTTCCCTTAGGAATATCGTTGGCAATATCACGGTCCTCATTCCATATGGCGTCGAAATAAGGGTGCATCATTCCGTCATGGCAGGAAGAGCGCGAATTTTTGAAAATAAGTCTGAATCCAGGGTCTTTAATCAAATCCATTCCTTTCAAACAGCGGGGTTCGATGAAGCGGACCATAAAGTGCATATCATCACGTCCATCCTTGTTGGAGATTTAGAGGTGAAGCGGGTATGA
- a CDS encoding sensor histidine kinase — MSIVTRQILNALGVSFVLSLLLPAVIFFIFPLSDWKLLWEKMVMGLPFVIFLPSLVITAGLIYGAVSGMFFKRQLQRVDEGLYLLEQGRLPIQPEAYPISELGTMVERMNQIHKQINEQTKLSQKMANEKAVDQEKQIQEIVSQERNRLARELHDSVSQQLFAASMFMSAITESQTDIDKTEMKQFKVVEEMIHQSQLEMRALLLHLRPFALKGKTLQAGMKELLEELAQKVTMDIDWKVEAVTLDKGIEDHLFRILQESISNTLRHAKASSLEVLLIVRDGLIIFRITDDGIGFNAEDAKAGSYGLQNMHERAVELGGTMQLVSVPNKGTKLEVKIPLIHTGGDHDD, encoded by the coding sequence ATGAGCATCGTGACACGGCAGATCTTGAATGCCCTAGGTGTTTCCTTCGTTCTTTCGCTTCTTTTACCAGCGGTGATTTTCTTTATTTTCCCATTATCGGACTGGAAATTATTATGGGAGAAAATGGTCATGGGACTGCCCTTCGTCATTTTCCTGCCAAGTTTGGTCATAACGGCAGGGCTGATTTATGGAGCTGTCTCAGGGATGTTTTTCAAAAGGCAGCTGCAAAGGGTGGATGAAGGCCTTTACCTGCTGGAACAGGGGCGCTTACCTATACAGCCGGAAGCCTATCCGATTTCGGAGCTCGGAACCATGGTTGAACGGATGAACCAAATTCATAAGCAAATCAATGAACAGACAAAATTATCGCAAAAAATGGCCAATGAAAAGGCCGTCGATCAGGAGAAGCAGATTCAGGAAATCGTTTCCCAGGAGCGAAACCGCCTGGCACGGGAGCTCCATGATTCCGTGAGTCAGCAATTGTTTGCGGCTTCGATGTTCATGTCCGCCATTACTGAGTCACAAACGGATATCGATAAAACGGAAATGAAGCAATTCAAGGTCGTGGAAGAGATGATCCATCAATCTCAGCTCGAGATGAGGGCGCTGCTGCTTCACTTAAGACCCTTTGCGTTGAAGGGGAAAACATTACAAGCGGGAATGAAGGAACTCCTTGAGGAACTGGCTCAAAAAGTGACGATGGATATTGATTGGAAGGTGGAGGCGGTTACTCTCGATAAGGGGATTGAAGACCACCTGTTCCGGATTTTACAAGAATCGATTTCCAATACACTGAGACATGCCAAAGCGAGCTCGCTTGAAGTGCTATTGATCGTTCGTGATGGCTTGATCATTTTCCGGATCACGGATGATGGCATCGGCTTTAACGCCGAGGATGCAAAAGCGGGATCTTACGGACTGCAAAACATGCATGAACGGGCCGTAGAGCTAGGGGGGACGATGCAGCTCGTGAGCGTCCCGAACAAAGGAACGAAGCTCGAGGTGAAAATCCCATTGATACATACAGGAGGTGATCATGATGATTAA
- a CDS encoding aminoglycoside N(3)-acetyltransferase: MEMVIEHTKYPRTKQSIAADLRNMGVERGMTILVHSSLSSIGWVNGGATAVIQALMEVVTEEGTIVMPSQSVELSDPARWGNPPVPEAWWKVIRESMPAYDPQYTPVTKALGQIAELFRSFPGVERSDHPNYSFTAWGKDKEEILHPHAMEFGLGEQSPLGKLYDRDSYVLQLGAQVDSATCFHLAEYRIDHKQVISLGAPVLVEGNRVWQEYQELEFREELFAEVGESYKREYVLKEGKVGSACCRLFSIKEAVDYAEKWLNQFDSKIQTRKDRTR; encoded by the coding sequence ATGGAAATGGTGATAGAACATACTAAATACCCGAGAACGAAGCAGTCGATTGCAGCGGATTTACGAAATATGGGAGTCGAGCGAGGAATGACAATACTCGTCCATTCCTCTTTATCCTCTATAGGATGGGTGAATGGGGGAGCGACTGCGGTGATTCAGGCTTTAATGGAAGTGGTCACCGAAGAAGGGACCATCGTCATGCCTTCTCAATCCGTCGAACTATCCGATCCTGCAAGATGGGGGAATCCACCTGTTCCAGAAGCGTGGTGGAAGGTCATAAGAGAAAGCATGCCTGCCTATGACCCTCAATATACCCCTGTTACAAAAGCATTGGGGCAAATAGCGGAATTGTTCAGATCTTTCCCAGGAGTTGAAAGAAGTGATCACCCAAACTATTCATTTACAGCCTGGGGAAAGGATAAGGAGGAAATCCTTCACCCGCATGCCATGGAATTTGGGCTAGGTGAACAATCTCCTCTAGGAAAACTGTATGATCGTGATTCCTATGTTTTGCAATTAGGGGCCCAAGTCGACAGTGCGACGTGTTTCCACCTTGCTGAATATAGGATAGATCATAAACAAGTGATTAGCTTGGGCGCTCCCGTATTAGTGGAAGGGAATCGGGTTTGGCAGGAATATCAAGAGCTTGAATTCAGGGAAGAGCTTTTTGCGGAGGTCGGCGAATCTTACAAAAGAGAGTATGTATTGAAAGAAGGGAAAGTGGGTTCAGCTTGTTGCCGTCTTTTTTCCATTAAAGAGGCTGTGGATTATGCTGAAAAATGGTTAAATCAGTTTGATTCCAAAATCCAAACGAGAAAGGATCGTACACGATGA
- a CDS encoding amino acid permease yields the protein METEKRNLQRTMTSRHITMMALGGAIGAGLFKGSSSAIDMAGPAVILAYLIGGIILLFIMQGLAEMAVANSGARTFRDLVQSILGKYPAYFLDWIYWKMWVLNITAESIVAAIFIQYWLPGYPIWMLALAVSVLVTAVNLLSVKVFAETEYWLALIKITVIIVFIMAGILLLLVTFRDHAAVGFSNLTDNGGFFPNGSKGLITAMLVVIYSYGGTEIIGVTLAETKNPEKVVPKAVRSTLIRIISFYIIPFFIIVSLIPWNEVNGVPESPFVMVFQMIGIPGADHIMNAVVLLAIISSMNSGLYGSSRVLYTQAEDGRIPKIFSRLSKKKVPVYAILMCTSALYIGVLISLFAGSKTFDFLMGSLGYTVLFIWLIIAFAHLKSRKQQNGKPSAYAVKWFPYTTWAAIIALLMILIGIIFTTSVIVTLITLCIYIFITLTYVAKKRRHKI from the coding sequence ATGGAAACGGAGAAACGGAATTTACAGAGAACAATGACTTCACGGCATATTACGATGATGGCATTAGGCGGTGCGATCGGGGCAGGTTTATTTAAAGGGAGCAGTTCTGCGATTGATATGGCTGGACCGGCCGTCATCCTTGCATACTTGATAGGTGGGATCATCCTTTTATTCATCATGCAGGGGTTAGCTGAAATGGCAGTCGCTAATAGCGGTGCAAGAACATTCCGGGATTTGGTTCAATCGATTTTAGGAAAGTATCCAGCTTACTTCCTGGATTGGATTTATTGGAAAATGTGGGTGTTGAACATCACGGCGGAATCGATCGTTGCGGCGATTTTCATTCAATATTGGCTGCCCGGATATCCAATCTGGATGCTGGCATTAGCCGTTTCCGTGTTAGTTACGGCGGTTAACTTGCTGTCCGTAAAGGTTTTTGCGGAAACCGAGTATTGGCTTGCCTTAATTAAAATCACCGTCATCATCGTCTTCATCATGGCTGGTATATTGTTATTGCTTGTAACGTTTCGCGATCATGCTGCAGTCGGTTTTTCCAACTTGACTGACAACGGCGGTTTCTTCCCGAATGGATCCAAGGGATTAATCACGGCAATGCTGGTGGTCATCTATTCATATGGTGGCACGGAAATTATCGGGGTCACATTGGCTGAAACGAAAAATCCTGAAAAGGTGGTTCCAAAAGCGGTTCGCAGCACATTGATACGGATCATCTCCTTCTATATCATCCCATTTTTCATCATCGTCAGCTTGATTCCTTGGAACGAGGTGAACGGTGTGCCGGAAAGTCCGTTCGTGATGGTCTTCCAGATGATAGGGATTCCAGGTGCCGACCATATTATGAATGCCGTTGTGTTACTTGCGATCATTTCATCGATGAACTCAGGGTTATATGGTTCATCCCGCGTCCTGTATACACAAGCGGAGGATGGACGCATCCCGAAAATCTTCTCGCGTTTATCGAAGAAGAAGGTTCCTGTTTACGCCATTTTAATGTGTACGTCCGCTTTATATATCGGTGTATTGATTTCTTTATTTGCCGGCAGCAAGACCTTTGATTTCTTGATGGGATCGCTAGGATACACCGTCTTGTTCATCTGGCTGATCATTGCCTTCGCCCATTTGAAGTCACGAAAGCAGCAGAACGGCAAACCAAGTGCCTATGCGGTCAAGTGGTTCCCTTATACCACCTGGGCGGCGATTATCGCCTTATTGATGATACTGATTGGCATCATTTTCACGACATCGGTGATCGTGACGTTGATCACGCTTTGCATATACATCTTCATTACCTTAACGTATGTAGCGAAAAAACGTCGTCACAAAATCTAG
- a CDS encoding cytochrome c biogenesis CcdA family protein encodes MDVSIFLAFSAGILSFISPCCLPLYPAFLSYITGLSVSELKEGSKTFNRKALLHTFFFLVGFSIIFVALGLSTTIFYELFYEYIDLVRQAGAVLIVLFGLILVGFFQPKFLMKDRKITFKNRPTGYIGSILIGIGYAAGWTPCVGPILGAVMALGLYTGQGLLYMIAYILGFSIPFFIMSFFIGKSSWIRKYSHSFTKIGGYLTIVMGIFLFFDWMTNITTFLTNRVFGGFTGF; translated from the coding sequence GTGGATGTAAGTATCTTTTTAGCATTTAGTGCAGGAATATTATCTTTTATTTCTCCATGTTGTTTACCGTTATATCCTGCCTTTTTATCTTATATTACAGGCTTATCGGTAAGTGAGTTAAAAGAAGGAAGCAAAACCTTCAATCGAAAGGCACTGCTTCATACCTTTTTCTTTTTGGTCGGGTTTTCCATCATTTTTGTGGCACTGGGGCTTTCGACCACGATTTTTTACGAGCTTTTTTATGAGTATATAGATTTGGTCAGGCAAGCAGGGGCTGTATTGATCGTTTTGTTCGGGTTGATCTTGGTCGGATTTTTCCAGCCGAAATTCCTGATGAAGGATAGGAAGATCACCTTTAAAAACCGTCCAACGGGGTATATCGGGTCGATTTTGATCGGTATTGGCTATGCTGCTGGCTGGACTCCATGTGTCGGACCGATTTTGGGTGCTGTCATGGCTCTCGGTTTATATACCGGACAAGGCCTGCTCTATATGATTGCTTATATTCTTGGATTTTCAATCCCTTTCTTCATCATGTCCTTTTTTATCGGCAAATCAAGCTGGATCAGGAAGTATAGTCATAGCTTCACCAAAATTGGCGGATATCTCACGATCGTTATGGGGATTTTCTTGTTTTTCGACTGGATGACGAACATCACGACTTTTCTGACAAATCGTGTATTCGGCGGTTTCACGGGTTTTTGA
- a CDS encoding HTH domain-containing protein, with the protein MIDHEPKELLKTLLNDYKMPAASLSKITGISEQVILDFANGENVQSLISQTEMMDLIDLVGLLAIGMNSTDSNERVFAIIQALNNEFGIPLETISLFSNLESEDIEKFMAENDSLSIEKRYNLAVTVLFLHYIIK; encoded by the coding sequence ATGATTGATCATGAGCCTAAAGAATTATTAAAGACTCTTCTAAATGATTATAAAATGCCTGCAGCATCATTAAGTAAAATTACCGGTATATCTGAACAAGTCATTTTAGATTTTGCAAACGGCGAAAATGTTCAATCTTTGATCTCTCAAACAGAAATGATGGACCTCATAGACTTAGTCGGCCTTTTAGCCATCGGGATGAATTCAACCGATTCAAATGAGAGGGTCTTCGCCATAATTCAGGCACTGAACAATGAATTTGGCATACCCTTGGAGACGATTTCCTTATTCTCTAACCTTGAAAGTGAAGATATCGAGAAATTCATGGCAGAAAATGATTCTCTTTCGATCGAGAAAAGATACAACCTTGCAGTAACCGTCCTATTTTTGCATTATATAATCAAATAA
- a CDS encoding HAAS domain-containing protein, producing MNTPLSKDSRHFLENLRLYLIANGKNTDEIEEIVEELGVHLLEAEGKDKSVEHIVGSSPKEYMEQISAEMPVDFKGYLKYIVMILFGAASYLVMDRALNGGIEFSFLELIGYPLAGLLSIVVYLISFRYLASHTLSMVRQSVLLFSLGIISIALFASVVILSGIYGTPFVKLENTGNVVALIAAISIFIILSLWSKTWISIIIPILLFGPGLMMDNTDYQESLKLVLSSLITMLGILLYCGITLKKLKRV from the coding sequence GTGAATACACCATTGTCCAAGGATAGTCGGCATTTCTTGGAAAATCTCAGGTTATACCTTATTGCAAATGGAAAGAATACGGATGAAATCGAGGAAATCGTGGAGGAACTGGGGGTTCACCTTTTAGAGGCTGAGGGAAAAGATAAGAGTGTCGAACATATTGTAGGCAGCAGCCCAAAAGAATATATGGAGCAAATTTCTGCTGAAATGCCGGTTGATTTCAAGGGCTATCTAAAATATATCGTAATGATTTTATTCGGTGCAGCTTCCTATTTGGTAATGGATAGAGCTCTGAATGGCGGCATCGAATTTTCATTTTTGGAGCTCATTGGCTATCCTTTGGCCGGACTTCTTTCAATCGTGGTTTATCTGATCTCTTTCAGGTATTTGGCAAGTCACACATTATCCATGGTAAGGCAAAGTGTCCTCCTATTCTCCCTAGGCATCATTTCGATCGCATTGTTTGCAAGTGTCGTCATTCTCAGTGGAATATATGGCACCCCTTTTGTAAAACTTGAAAATACAGGTAACGTTGTGGCTTTGATAGCAGCCATTTCGATATTCATCATTTTATCCCTATGGAGTAAAACGTGGATTTCTATCATCATCCCCATCCTTCTTTTTGGACCCGGTCTTATGATGGACAATACCGATTATCAGGAAAGTTTAAAGCTGGTTTTGAGCAGCCTGATAACGATGCTCGGCATCCTGCTTTATTGTGGAATTACGCTGAAAAAATTGAAAAGAGTGTAA
- a CDS encoding phosphatase PAP2 family protein, which translates to MKNKSILPLHPLWYSLLLVLTSSIYSIINQSSGHAVDVTTLIDGEIPFIKEFVVPYLLWYPYIYGLLIYYCFVDRKHYFVALGSLVSGKLVCFVIYSLWQSTVPRPDVVGNDIFAHLMRFVYSHDQPVNCLPSIHVLTTFIMMIVVHKRREQHKWEYAGVTAFGTLIILSTLFTKQHAVLDVLSGILLACGMYAVIQYMFQAISAYQASHFPARQIKK; encoded by the coding sequence ATGAAAAACAAATCTATTTTACCCCTGCACCCGCTATGGTATTCATTGCTGCTGGTGCTTACTAGTTCCATATATTCAATCATCAATCAATCGTCAGGTCACGCTGTCGATGTTACGACTTTAATAGATGGAGAGATTCCCTTCATTAAAGAATTTGTCGTTCCGTATTTACTGTGGTATCCGTATATTTATGGATTGCTGATTTACTATTGTTTTGTTGACCGAAAACACTATTTTGTTGCATTAGGCAGCTTAGTTTCGGGGAAGCTGGTCTGTTTTGTGATATATAGCCTTTGGCAGTCGACAGTCCCGCGTCCCGATGTGGTCGGAAATGATATCTTTGCCCACTTGATGCGTTTCGTATATAGCCACGATCAACCCGTCAACTGCCTGCCCAGCATCCATGTACTGACAACATTCATCATGATGATCGTCGTCCATAAACGGAGGGAACAGCATAAGTGGGAGTATGCTGGTGTTACGGCATTCGGAACCTTGATCATCTTATCCACCCTATTTACGAAACAGCATGCCGTATTGGATGTCCTGTCGGGAATACTCCTTGCATGCGGAATGTACGCTGTCATACAGTATATGTTCCAAGCGATATCGGCTTATCAGGCCAGCCATTTTCCAGCAAGGCAAATTAAGAAGTGA
- a CDS encoding MFS transporter, with product MKALRLLKSFNFLYFGLLAIFIPFLPVYLADQGLRPAQIGFIIGTGGFVTLITQPLWGMISDKTRTIRKVLLLLIFFSSVIGYFLYDSSSYLQLILFAMLLYFFLMPIDPLTESLNFTIAEKSGISYGSIRTYGALGYAVISLITGYVMSYFGANSLAFLFAGIGLISFIISWMMPDAPVSGKPVTLKSLKHFFSNKETLLFLLLVFICAVPARMNDTFLGVYIRELGGSAKLVGLTWFLAAGSEIVVFALSFWWLRKGNEIIIISFAAAFFFIRYFVSAWITDPHLLAYLQVLQILTFPIFYSAAIQYLYRIVPVEWRATGQTVLALLFFGVSGIIASYVGGSIYEAFGGKTLYLFISSISFIGMVFALVLYRIYGTRLDTAEEG from the coding sequence ATGAAAGCTTTACGATTATTAAAAAGTTTTAACTTTTTATATTTTGGACTGCTTGCCATTTTCATTCCGTTTCTTCCAGTTTATTTGGCAGATCAAGGTTTGCGGCCAGCCCAAATCGGATTCATCATTGGTACAGGAGGATTTGTCACCCTGATTACCCAGCCATTATGGGGAATGATCAGCGACAAAACCCGGACGATCCGCAAAGTCCTGTTGTTACTCATTTTTTTCTCCAGTGTAATCGGTTATTTTCTATATGACTCAAGCAGCTATCTCCAGCTGATCCTGTTTGCCATGCTGCTTTATTTCTTTTTGATGCCGATCGATCCCCTGACGGAAAGCCTCAACTTTACGATTGCGGAGAAATCAGGAATCAGCTATGGCTCGATCCGGACTTATGGCGCATTGGGTTATGCGGTCATATCGCTGATCACAGGCTATGTGATGTCCTATTTCGGAGCAAACAGCCTGGCCTTTCTTTTTGCCGGGATCGGGCTGATCAGCTTCATCATTAGCTGGATGATGCCTGATGCACCGGTGTCGGGAAAGCCTGTCACCTTGAAGAGCCTGAAGCATTTTTTCAGCAACAAGGAGACGCTGCTTTTTCTATTGCTGGTATTTATCTGTGCCGTTCCAGCAAGAATGAATGATACGTTCCTAGGTGTGTATATCCGCGAGCTTGGAGGAAGCGCCAAGCTTGTCGGCTTGACCTGGTTCCTGGCGGCCGGAAGTGAAATCGTCGTATTCGCCCTAAGCTTCTGGTGGCTGCGCAAAGGCAATGAAATCATCATCATTTCGTTTGCAGCGGCGTTTTTCTTTATCCGCTATTTCGTCTCTGCCTGGATTACCGATCCGCATTTGCTGGCTTATTTACAGGTCTTGCAAATATTGACGTTCCCGATTTTCTACTCTGCGGCGATCCAGTACCTGTACCGCATCGTACCAGTGGAGTGGCGCGCTACAGGCCAGACTGTCCTGGCGCTCCTATTCTTCGGGGTTTCGGGAATCATCGCTTCTTATGTAGGCGGCTCCATCTATGAGGCCTTCGGGGGCAAGACGCTATACTTGTTCATCTCCTCGATATCCTTTATCGGCATGGTTTTCGCCTTGGTGCTTTACCGCATATATGGCACAAGGCTTGATACGGCAGAGGAAGGTTGA